A single genomic interval of Dyella sp. GSA-30 harbors:
- a CDS encoding aminotransferase class III-fold pyridoxal phosphate-dependent enzyme, giving the protein MNVYDKNADVVIDDAQLLADEAQYSSFGDTVHYVDPPKIFRHGEGSYMYDTAGVPFLDLQMWYSAVNFGYGNKRLNDTLKRQIDVLPQVASQYLHQTRIQLAKTIAVDAQEKFGLKGRVHFNVGGAQAVEDSLKLVRNYSNGKSLMFAFEGGYHGRTLGASSITSSYRYRRRFGHFGERAMFIPFPYPFRRPKGMTPEEYSDACVRQFERLFETEYNGVWDPKVNQAEYAAFYVEPIQGTGGYVIPPKNFFKDLKKVLDKYGILMVVDEIQMGFWRTGKLWSIEHFGVTPDAIVFGKALTNGLNPLSGLWAREELINPTIFPPGSTHSTFNSNPLGTSLGLEVIKMGYELNYEKTVAEKGAHFLDGLKDLQKRHKEIGDVDGLGLALRAEICTDDGFTPNKALLDKMVDIGLAGDLQHNGKKIGLVLDVGGWYKNVITFAPSLDISHEEIDLAMALLDQLLTKAKKAM; this is encoded by the coding sequence ATGAATGTTTACGACAAGAACGCGGACGTCGTGATCGACGACGCGCAGCTGCTTGCTGACGAAGCCCAGTACAGCTCGTTCGGCGACACCGTGCATTATGTGGACCCGCCCAAGATCTTCCGCCACGGCGAGGGCAGCTACATGTACGACACGGCCGGCGTGCCGTTCCTCGATTTGCAGATGTGGTACTCGGCGGTCAACTTCGGCTACGGCAACAAGCGCCTGAACGACACGCTCAAGCGCCAGATCGACGTGCTGCCGCAGGTCGCCAGCCAGTACCTGCATCAGACCCGCATCCAGCTGGCCAAGACGATCGCGGTCGATGCGCAGGAAAAGTTCGGCTTGAAGGGCCGCGTGCACTTCAATGTCGGCGGTGCGCAGGCGGTCGAAGACTCGCTCAAGCTGGTGCGTAACTACTCCAACGGCAAGAGCCTGATGTTCGCCTTCGAAGGCGGTTATCACGGCCGCACGCTGGGTGCTTCGTCGATCACCTCGAGCTACCGCTACCGTCGTCGCTTCGGCCACTTCGGCGAGCGCGCCATGTTCATCCCGTTCCCGTATCCGTTCCGGCGCCCGAAGGGCATGACGCCGGAAGAGTATTCGGACGCCTGCGTGCGCCAGTTCGAGCGCCTGTTCGAAACCGAATACAACGGTGTGTGGGACCCCAAGGTCAATCAGGCCGAATACGCCGCGTTCTACGTCGAGCCGATCCAGGGCACCGGCGGTTACGTGATCCCGCCGAAGAACTTCTTCAAGGACCTGAAGAAGGTGCTGGACAAGTACGGCATCCTGATGGTCGTCGACGAAATTCAGATGGGTTTCTGGCGTACCGGCAAGCTGTGGTCGATCGAGCACTTCGGCGTGACGCCGGATGCGATCGTCTTCGGCAAGGCGCTGACCAACGGTCTCAACCCGTTGTCGGGTCTGTGGGCCCGTGAAGAGCTGATCAACCCGACCATCTTCCCGCCGGGTTCGACCCACTCGACCTTCAACTCCAACCCGCTGGGTACCTCGCTGGGTCTGGAAGTGATCAAGATGGGTTACGAGCTGAACTACGAGAAGACCGTCGCCGAGAAGGGCGCCCACTTCCTCGATGGCCTGAAGGACCTGCAGAAGCGCCACAAGGAAATCGGCGACGTCGATGGCCTCGGTCTGGCGCTGCGTGCGGAAATCTGCACCGACGACGGCTTCACGCCGAACAAGGCACTGCTCGACAAGATGGTCGACATCGGCTTGGCCGGCGATCTGCAGCACAACGGCAAGAAGATCGGCCTGGTGCTCGATGTCGGCGGTTGGTACAAGAACGTCATCACCTTTGCCCCGTCGCTGGATATCAGCCACGAGGAAATCGACCTGGCCATGGCGCTGCTCGATCAGCTGCTGACCAAGGCGAAAAAGGCCATGTAA
- a CDS encoding efflux RND transporter permease subunit produces MNPASWLSRHARTLVIVTLALAIAGLIAAIGLPVGLFPQVSFPRVVVDLDAGDRPADQTALLLTRPVEEAIRTVPGVAGLRSETTRGSAQISIDFGWGRDMTASTLLVDAAIAKVLPTLPSGSSYGVRRMDPTVFPIISYALQADRMSPVALRDLAQYQIVPLLASVPGLARVDVQGGETAEIQVESDPHRLASYDLGLADLVSALNKANVLQAVGRVQDHNKLYLVVADHSLHGVEAIGNVVVKSEAGRQVKLSDVATVRNGYVPQWIKVAEDGKPAVLFNVYEQPDGNAVQVAAQVRQRLTQLHLPPGVRLVNWYDQSELVVESADGVRDAIVIGLVLAAVVLLVFLRNLRITVIALLVVPATLAITVLLLHVMGMSFNIMTLGGMAAAVGLVIDDAIVMIEHIARRAGAREGGGVDAVLPAAREFIRPLSGSSLATLIVFVPLGFLDGVTGAFSKALSITMACALIVSWSITVLIVPVLARRMVDFTRWHDPGLHGRHPLLRTHGWIYRKLSASPLWLALVLSLLLVFGYLGYTHVATGFMPSVDESGFVMDYYTKPGTSLPESSRQIAQIESILRDTPEVATFSRRLGTGLGGDLGQSYHGDFFVRLKPDHDRATDEVMSDVRQRIERGVPGVDIELAQLMEDLIGDLTAVPQPIEIKLYAVDPSGLGDQADKVAKAIADIPGVVDIKNGLQLAGDALNVNIDAAKAAFEGVTADDITQAVDQALSGVVATQLPAANKSIGVRVRMPDAERWRIPDLAELPIRAPDGHIFPLKRVASIVPVSGQPQIARENLQPMVAVTARIEGRGISAAVADVQQRLARPGLLANGVRYELGGLYQQQQIAFVGLSKVFALALVAEFVLLLFLYQRIVLAALVIGCSLLSSTAVFIALWISQVDLNITAMMGMTMIIGMGTEMAIFYVSEYVWLEQRMDSAQALQLASQDRLRPITMTTLAAVLTLLPLAFAIGPGSGIQQPLAIAIIAGLLLQYPMVLLVLPILIKLVLGRPAKVS; encoded by the coding sequence ATGAACCCAGCGTCATGGTTGTCACGCCATGCGCGCACGCTGGTCATCGTCACGCTTGCCTTAGCGATCGCGGGTCTGATCGCCGCGATCGGTCTGCCGGTCGGTCTGTTTCCGCAGGTATCGTTTCCGCGCGTGGTGGTCGATCTGGATGCGGGCGATCGCCCGGCCGACCAGACCGCACTGCTGTTGACGCGGCCGGTGGAGGAAGCCATCCGTACCGTGCCTGGTGTGGCCGGACTGCGTTCGGAGACCACGCGCGGTTCGGCGCAGATTTCGATCGACTTCGGTTGGGGGCGCGATATGACGGCGTCGACCCTGTTGGTCGATGCGGCCATTGCCAAAGTGCTGCCGACGCTGCCCAGCGGTAGTTCGTATGGTGTGCGGCGGATGGATCCCACCGTATTTCCGATCATCTCTTATGCGCTGCAGGCGGACAGGATGTCGCCCGTCGCATTGCGCGACCTTGCGCAGTATCAGATCGTGCCGTTGCTCGCTTCCGTGCCCGGGTTGGCGCGCGTCGACGTGCAAGGCGGCGAAACCGCGGAGATCCAGGTCGAGTCCGATCCGCATCGCCTGGCCAGCTACGATCTTGGTCTTGCCGATCTGGTGAGCGCCTTGAACAAGGCCAATGTGCTGCAGGCCGTTGGGCGCGTGCAGGATCACAACAAACTCTATCTTGTCGTCGCCGATCACTCGTTGCATGGCGTGGAGGCGATCGGCAATGTCGTGGTCAAGAGCGAGGCCGGCCGGCAAGTGAAGCTGTCCGACGTCGCTACCGTGCGCAACGGCTATGTACCGCAGTGGATCAAGGTGGCCGAAGACGGCAAGCCGGCGGTGTTGTTCAACGTCTATGAGCAGCCGGACGGCAACGCCGTGCAGGTCGCCGCGCAGGTGCGCCAGCGTCTGACGCAGTTGCATCTGCCACCCGGCGTGCGTCTGGTGAACTGGTACGACCAGAGCGAACTGGTGGTGGAGTCGGCCGACGGCGTGCGCGACGCGATCGTCATTGGCCTCGTTCTGGCCGCTGTCGTGCTGCTGGTGTTCTTGCGCAACTTGCGTATCACCGTCATCGCCTTGCTGGTGGTGCCGGCCACCCTGGCCATCACCGTGTTGTTGCTGCATGTGATGGGCATGAGCTTCAACATCATGACGCTGGGCGGCATGGCTGCAGCGGTCGGGCTGGTGATCGACGACGCGATCGTGATGATCGAGCATATTGCGCGACGCGCGGGTGCCAGGGAAGGTGGTGGCGTCGACGCGGTGCTCCCAGCGGCAAGGGAGTTTATCCGCCCCTTGTCGGGCTCCAGTCTGGCGACCTTGATCGTATTCGTACCGCTGGGTTTTCTCGACGGCGTGACCGGCGCGTTTTCCAAGGCCTTGTCGATCACCATGGCGTGCGCGCTGATCGTCTCCTGGTCGATCACTGTCTTGATCGTGCCGGTGCTGGCGCGGCGGATGGTGGATTTCACGCGCTGGCACGATCCCGGCTTGCACGGGCGACATCCCTTGCTGCGCACACATGGATGGATCTATCGGAAGCTGTCGGCGTCGCCGCTGTGGCTGGCGCTTGTTCTGTCGCTGTTGCTGGTGTTCGGTTATCTCGGCTACACGCATGTGGCGACCGGTTTCATGCCCTCGGTGGACGAGAGCGGCTTTGTGATGGATTACTACACCAAGCCCGGCACCTCGTTGCCGGAGAGTTCGCGGCAGATCGCGCAGATCGAAAGCATCCTGCGCGATACGCCCGAAGTGGCGACGTTTTCGCGCCGCCTGGGCACCGGCCTGGGTGGCGATCTGGGGCAGTCCTATCACGGCGATTTCTTTGTGCGCCTGAAGCCGGATCATGACCGCGCTACCGATGAAGTGATGAGCGATGTGCGTCAGCGCATCGAGCGCGGCGTGCCTGGCGTGGATATCGAACTGGCACAGTTGATGGAAGACCTGATCGGCGATCTGACAGCGGTGCCGCAGCCGATCGAAATCAAACTCTATGCGGTCGATCCCAGCGGCCTCGGCGACCAGGCCGACAAGGTCGCCAAGGCGATCGCCGATATCCCGGGCGTGGTCGATATCAAGAATGGCCTGCAGCTGGCCGGCGATGCTTTGAACGTCAATATCGATGCAGCCAAGGCCGCCTTCGAAGGTGTTACCGCGGACGACATTACCCAGGCGGTCGATCAGGCGTTGAGCGGTGTGGTGGCGACCCAGCTACCTGCTGCGAACAAGAGCATCGGTGTTCGTGTGCGCATGCCAGACGCGGAGCGCTGGCGTATTCCCGATCTGGCTGAGCTGCCGATTCGCGCGCCCGATGGCCATATCTTTCCGCTCAAACGCGTTGCGTCGATCGTTCCGGTCAGTGGCCAGCCGCAGATAGCTCGCGAAAACCTGCAGCCGATGGTGGCCGTCACCGCACGCATCGAAGGGCGTGGCATCAGCGCGGCGGTGGCCGATGTGCAGCAGCGTCTGGCGCGGCCTGGGTTGCTCGCCAATGGCGTGCGCTATGAACTGGGTGGTCTCTATCAACAACAGCAGATCGCCTTTGTCGGTCTGAGCAAGGTGTTTGCGCTGGCGTTGGTGGCGGAGTTCGTGCTGCTGCTGTTTCTCTACCAGCGCATCGTGCTGGCCGCGCTGGTGATCGGCTGTTCGCTGCTTTCCTCCACGGCGGTGTTCATCGCCCTGTGGATCAGTCAGGTCGATCTCAACATCACGGCGATGATGGGCATGACGATGATCATCGGCATGGGCACGGAGATGGCGATTTTCTATGTGTCCGAATATGTCTGGCTCGAACAGCGGATGGATTCGGCGCAGGCCTTGCAGCTGGCCAGCCAGGATCGCTTGCGTCCGATCACCATGACTACCCTCGCGGCGGTTCTGACGCTGCTGCCGCTGGCGTTTGCGATCGGCCCGGGCTCCGGTATTCAGCAGCCGCTGGCTATCGCGATCATCGCTGGCCTGCTGTTGCAGTATCCGATGGTATTGCTGGTGTTGCCGATTTTGATCAAGCTGGTGCTTGGGCGACCGGCCAAGGTGTCGTGA
- a CDS encoding response regulator, translated as MHILVVEDDVPLGTAIQRALTRLSYTVSWFRDGKEASLALRDQTADLVLLDLGLPGKDGFDLLVEARRMHVKTPIIVMTARDGLDARVRGLDAGADDYLIKPFHLDELAARIRSLARRAQGLAANTIEVGAIGMDMGTLQVTFRGEPVELTKREFSLLQILMERAGRIVRRESLENSLYGLDTEVGTGALDVLIHALRRKLSFDTIKTVRGFGYMIPLEPK; from the coding sequence ATGCATATCTTGGTAGTAGAGGACGACGTGCCGCTGGGAACCGCGATCCAGCGCGCCTTGACGCGCCTGAGCTATACGGTCAGTTGGTTCCGTGACGGCAAGGAAGCCAGCCTGGCATTGCGCGACCAGACCGCCGATCTGGTACTGCTGGACCTTGGCCTGCCCGGCAAGGACGGCTTTGACCTGCTGGTCGAGGCGCGCCGCATGCATGTGAAAACCCCGATCATCGTGATGACGGCACGCGATGGCCTGGATGCGCGCGTTCGAGGCCTGGATGCCGGCGCCGACGATTACCTGATCAAGCCGTTCCATCTGGACGAGCTGGCGGCGCGTATCCGCTCGCTCGCACGGCGAGCGCAGGGCCTGGCGGCCAACACCATCGAGGTGGGGGCGATCGGCATGGATATGGGCACGCTGCAGGTGACGTTTCGTGGCGAACCGGTGGAACTGACCAAGCGCGAATTTTCGCTGCTGCAGATACTGATGGAGCGTGCCGGTCGCATCGTGCGCCGCGAAAGCCTCGAAAACTCGCTCTATGGCCTGGATACCGAAGTGGGCACCGGCGCACTGGACGTGCTGATTCACGCGCTGCGTCGCAAGCTCAGCTTCGACACGATCAAGACCGTCCGTGGCTTCGGCTACATGATTCCGCTGGAGCCCAAATGA
- a CDS encoding sensor histidine kinase: MNRARPSQPWLYRKLTPDGRQSLHRRLLSFLLVPLMLMLLVESLVTYSGALIYSNHVHDSDLADNVGTLAEMLSKQDMNDQISEQARFLLEYDPQGHNYFNVSSQKHGLLAGTETLLPPADMTLTVDSEPRLYNLVIDRHTVRAATVRIPSSHDPGDQLTLTIGETLHDRHERAKEILLLSIPAQAMLIAGVFALVWYGVRIGLRVLDPLTERLAAREHDLAPIGDIDVPVEILPLTRTIDGLFARLRGTLALQDRFIADAAHQLRTPLAGLRVHVERAQGDPSPATVRDALEHIQRLTHRASRTSTQLLALTRAQSPEHETHPLDLIDLNRLIPDLLSLRVHEALAAGVDLGYDSANEPVWIDGDRTTLQELLDNLLDNCLRYAGRRSIVTVAVSLSNGRPSLSIEDNGPGVPPEFLARLGERFFRVPGSCEEGTGLGLAIVQRIAERHRAQVLFLRGNEGGLRVEVVFPPARTARRNS, translated from the coding sequence ATGAACCGCGCGCGGCCATCGCAGCCCTGGCTTTACCGCAAGCTCACGCCCGATGGCCGGCAGAGCCTGCATCGGCGCTTGCTGTCGTTTCTGCTGGTGCCGTTGATGCTGATGCTGCTGGTGGAGAGCCTGGTCACCTATAGCGGCGCGTTGATCTATTCCAATCATGTGCACGACAGCGACCTGGCCGACAACGTTGGGACGTTGGCGGAGATGCTCAGCAAGCAGGACATGAACGACCAGATCTCCGAGCAGGCGCGGTTTCTGCTCGAGTACGATCCACAAGGTCACAATTATTTCAACGTCAGCAGCCAGAAGCACGGTTTACTCGCCGGCACCGAGACACTGCTTCCGCCCGCCGACATGACGTTGACCGTCGATAGCGAGCCACGGCTTTACAACCTCGTCATCGACCGTCACACGGTACGCGCGGCGACGGTACGTATTCCCAGCAGCCACGACCCGGGGGACCAGCTCACCCTGACCATCGGCGAAACGCTGCATGACCGCCATGAACGCGCCAAGGAAATCCTGCTGCTCAGCATCCCGGCGCAAGCGATGTTGATCGCCGGCGTCTTCGCGCTGGTGTGGTACGGCGTACGCATTGGCCTGCGCGTGCTCGACCCGTTGACCGAACGCCTGGCCGCACGCGAGCACGATCTGGCACCGATCGGCGATATCGATGTGCCGGTGGAGATCCTGCCGTTGACGCGCACCATCGACGGCCTGTTCGCACGCCTGCGCGGCACGCTTGCCTTGCAGGACCGCTTTATCGCCGATGCCGCACATCAATTGCGTACGCCGCTGGCGGGCCTGCGTGTACATGTGGAGCGTGCGCAAGGCGATCCCAGTCCGGCCACCGTGCGCGACGCGCTGGAACATATCCAGCGGCTGACGCATCGCGCCAGTCGCACCTCGACCCAGTTGCTGGCGTTGACGCGTGCGCAGTCACCTGAACACGAAACCCATCCGCTGGATCTCATCGACCTCAATCGCCTGATCCCCGACCTGCTCAGCCTGCGTGTGCACGAAGCGCTCGCCGCCGGGGTCGACCTGGGCTATGACAGCGCCAACGAACCGGTGTGGATCGATGGCGATCGCACCACCTTGCAGGAGCTGCTCGACAACCTGCTCGACAATTGCCTGCGCTATGCCGGCCGACGCAGCATCGTGACCGTCGCGGTCAGTCTGTCGAATGGACGGCCATCGCTGAGCATCGAAGACAATGGGCCGGGCGTACCGCCGGAATTTCTCGCACGCCTGGGTGAACGGTTCTTCCGCGTCCCGGGTAGCTGTGAAGAAGGCACGGGGCTTGGGCTGGCGATCGTGCAGCGTATTGCGGAACGGCATCGTGCGCAGGTGTTGTTCTTGCGGGGAAATGAAGGCGGGTTGCGTGTGGAGGTGGTGTTTCCGCCTGCGCGGACGGCTCGCAGGAATAGCTAG
- a CDS encoding efflux RND transporter periplasmic adaptor subunit: MNRRSCYFLPWVLILAGCGQQPDTAPEPARAEVQAVPVAQASLPDSVPAYGMAIPAPDAKTTLNVQVAGVVTRLDVSQGLAVKRGQRLLTLSLTPAAVAAYRQAQSAVRVADDARVHTEQLLAQQLATRDQLNQANKAASDARTNLDALRQQQGDGPTINITAPFDGVVESVSVAQGDALQAGAALLALTQPERVIVRVGVELDALGKVASGESATLTPLGGGQPITGKVTRVATALDPHTHQLDVDIAADQPIIGGAGFRADIVTGRQQGWLVPRDALVGDDQDWQVYQVDGDKAVRVPVKVLGEQGEKSVVAGALDAKRPLITVGATQLDDGMAVHVAAAGAAQ, from the coding sequence GTGAACCGTCGTAGCTGTTATTTCTTGCCCTGGGTGCTGATTCTGGCCGGTTGCGGGCAGCAGCCCGACACCGCGCCCGAGCCTGCGCGCGCCGAAGTCCAGGCGGTGCCGGTGGCGCAGGCGAGCCTGCCCGACAGCGTACCTGCGTACGGCATGGCGATACCGGCACCGGACGCCAAAACCACACTCAACGTACAGGTGGCAGGAGTGGTGACGCGTTTGGATGTTTCTCAGGGACTGGCGGTCAAGCGTGGCCAGCGTTTGCTCACGCTGAGCCTGACCCCGGCGGCGGTCGCGGCCTATCGGCAAGCGCAGAGTGCGGTACGCGTAGCCGACGATGCACGGGTACACACCGAGCAACTGCTGGCTCAGCAATTGGCGACGCGCGACCAGCTCAACCAGGCAAACAAGGCAGCCAGCGACGCGCGCACGAATCTCGATGCTTTGCGCCAGCAGCAGGGTGACGGCCCGACGATAAACATCACTGCACCGTTCGACGGCGTTGTCGAAAGCGTGTCGGTCGCCCAAGGCGACGCTCTGCAAGCGGGCGCTGCGTTGCTTGCGTTGACTCAGCCGGAACGGGTCATCGTGCGCGTGGGTGTCGAACTCGACGCATTGGGCAAGGTTGCGTCCGGCGAGAGCGCGACACTGACCCCGTTGGGCGGCGGGCAGCCGATCACGGGCAAGGTTACGCGTGTGGCGACAGCACTCGATCCGCATACCCATCAGCTCGACGTGGATATCGCAGCGGACCAGCCGATCATCGGTGGTGCGGGTTTTCGCGCCGACATTGTCACTGGCCGGCAACAAGGCTGGCTGGTGCCACGCGATGCGCTCGTCGGCGACGACCAGGACTGGCAGGTCTATCAGGTCGATGGCGATAAGGCAGTACGGGTGCCGGTCAAGGTGTTGGGCGAGCAGGGCGAGAAAAGCGTGGTCGCTGGAGCGCTCGATGCCAAGCGTCCCTTGATAACAGTGGGCGCGACGCAACTCGATGATGGCATGGCCGTGCACGTCGCGGCGGCGGGAGCTGCGCAATGA
- a CDS encoding TolC family protein gives MLVPTGSRAAWRSASRAWRWGALALLSGCATYRPLPLPEQAAPSAELGQLTAGPLSMADVERQVLLNNPDLRTARAQHAVAQAQMLQASLLPNPSLNGSAGYLISGVGNATAWTAGISENIQSLITLRPRREAARAQAAEVDATLLWEEWQVIGKARLLVVDIVEDQRLLEVQQAALQRLEQRSERLRHSIEQGNSENLTATPDLAAAADARAALDDLQRQLLSQRHALAALMGVAPDTVIPLQTHIDLGPLDADQVRQQAATLAQRRPDLIALQLGYRAQEAQVRAAILAQFPPLSFGYSASQDNSRVRNGGPAITFDLPIFDRNQGNIAIERATRQQLHDEYAIRLQTSRDEVLALLAEHAQLDAQRTALVPLNIDAEHRMAQADSAWHAGLIDMRSYVDVATAVSSRQAAMITLEKNQYEGQVALATLLGAGMPDALPHEVTE, from the coding sequence TTGTTGGTACCGACCGGATCAAGAGCAGCTTGGCGAAGCGCCTCGCGTGCATGGCGATGGGGCGCGCTGGCGTTGTTATCGGGCTGTGCCACTTATCGCCCCTTGCCGCTGCCCGAACAGGCCGCTCCCAGTGCCGAACTCGGGCAATTGACGGCTGGCCCGTTGAGCATGGCGGACGTCGAGCGCCAGGTCCTGCTCAACAATCCGGATCTGCGTACGGCACGTGCACAGCACGCCGTGGCCCAGGCGCAGATGCTGCAGGCCTCGCTGCTGCCCAACCCCTCGTTGAACGGCAGCGCCGGATACCTCATTTCCGGGGTAGGCAACGCCACCGCCTGGACGGCAGGCATCAGCGAAAACATCCAGTCCTTGATTACCTTGCGGCCGCGCCGCGAAGCCGCGCGCGCCCAAGCCGCCGAGGTCGATGCGACACTGTTATGGGAAGAGTGGCAGGTGATCGGCAAGGCGCGTTTGCTGGTCGTGGATATCGTAGAAGATCAACGCCTGCTTGAAGTTCAGCAGGCTGCCCTGCAACGACTTGAGCAACGCAGCGAACGCCTGCGCCACAGCATCGAGCAGGGCAATAGCGAGAACCTCACGGCCACACCCGATCTGGCCGCGGCTGCCGATGCGCGTGCAGCGCTGGACGATCTGCAGCGCCAGTTGTTGTCGCAGCGCCACGCGTTGGCTGCGTTGATGGGCGTGGCGCCGGACACCGTCATTCCCTTGCAAACGCATATCGACCTGGGTCCGCTGGATGCGGATCAAGTGCGCCAGCAAGCGGCGACGTTGGCACAGCGACGTCCCGATCTGATCGCCCTGCAACTGGGTTATCGCGCACAGGAAGCCCAGGTGCGTGCGGCGATCCTGGCGCAGTTTCCACCGCTGTCGTTCGGCTACAGCGCGTCGCAGGACAATAGTCGTGTGCGTAACGGCGGTCCGGCGATCACCTTCGACTTGCCGATCTTCGACCGCAACCAGGGCAACATCGCGATCGAGCGCGCCACACGGCAGCAACTGCACGATGAATATGCCATTCGCCTGCAGACCTCGCGCGACGAAGTGCTGGCTTTGCTGGCCGAGCATGCGCAGCTCGATGCACAGCGAACAGCGCTGGTCCCGCTGAATATCGATGCCGAGCATCGCATGGCGCAGGCCGATAGCGCCTGGCACGCCGGGCTGATCGACATGCGCAGTTACGTGGACGTCGCAACGGCCGTTTCCAGCCGACAGGCCGCGATGATCACGTTGGAAAAGAACCAATACGAAGGGCAGGTGGCGTTGGCCACCCTGCTTGGCGCGGGCATGCCCGACGCGCTGCCACATGAGGTGACCGAGTGA
- a CDS encoding sensor histidine kinase, whose translation MTAPSLSSRLRWLIIAVLAAVLVPLAVLSFKRTLSEVDELSDGRLAQSARTLDVLIEHAGVNVLRSKDGEMVQVPIKPADTNTVTLYGHTYESEVGFQVFDAHGQMILATANLATMLPPAPHEVGFQDVRHAGYRWRVFTLASNPDGVTIRAAERYDSRHDITQALLIEHGVPLIIGLPLLALLVGLAIRRGLRPLSRLAQLLSTREVGSHAPVLLPRAPQELQPVLTALNDQLSRLDDALERERRFSADVAHELRTPLASTMINLENAMASSDPGEAGAALQGAQECLVSLARRTEQLLALARLESSLRATQRTSIDLASVASAVIEEMAPLIADSGVELSVLPLPDDLIVQGDETALRALLRNLIENALRHVPAGGQVQLSMEKTALDVWIDVIDDGPGIPPERREEVFARFHRESSSRGEGYGLGLSIVQRAAQLHGATIQLLDSPFGHGLRVRVAIPREAAAAGNP comes from the coding sequence ATGACTGCGCCGAGCCTGAGCTCCCGGCTGCGTTGGCTGATCATTGCCGTGCTGGCGGCAGTACTGGTGCCGTTGGCCGTTCTCAGTTTCAAGCGCACGCTATCGGAAGTGGACGAGCTTTCCGATGGACGTCTTGCACAATCGGCGCGCACGCTCGATGTGTTGATCGAGCATGCGGGCGTGAATGTGCTGCGCAGCAAGGACGGCGAGATGGTGCAGGTGCCGATCAAGCCAGCCGATACCAACACCGTCACGTTGTATGGGCATACCTACGAATCGGAGGTGGGATTCCAGGTATTCGATGCCCATGGCCAGATGATCCTGGCCACGGCGAATCTTGCAACGATGCTGCCGCCCGCACCGCATGAAGTCGGCTTTCAGGATGTGCGCCATGCCGGTTATCGATGGCGGGTATTTACGCTGGCGAGCAATCCCGACGGTGTCACCATTCGCGCGGCGGAACGATACGACAGCCGGCACGACATCACGCAGGCTCTGCTGATCGAGCATGGCGTGCCCTTGATCATCGGCCTTCCGCTGCTGGCGCTATTGGTAGGGCTGGCCATACGTCGCGGGCTGCGACCGCTGTCGCGGCTGGCTCAACTGTTGTCGACGCGTGAAGTCGGCAGCCATGCGCCGGTGCTCCTGCCGCGCGCGCCGCAGGAGCTGCAGCCCGTACTGACCGCGTTGAACGACCAGCTTTCGCGACTCGATGACGCGCTCGAACGCGAACGTCGCTTCAGCGCCGATGTCGCTCATGAGCTGCGTACACCGTTGGCGTCGACCATGATCAATCTGGAAAACGCCATGGCGAGCAGCGACCCCGGCGAGGCAGGTGCTGCCTTGCAGGGTGCGCAGGAGTGTCTGGTATCGCTGGCGCGTCGCACCGAGCAATTGCTGGCACTGGCGCGACTCGAATCGAGCCTGCGCGCAACGCAGCGGACAAGCATCGATCTGGCCAGCGTCGCCAGCGCGGTGATCGAGGAAATGGCGCCCTTGATCGCCGACAGCGGTGTGGAGCTCAGCGTCTTGCCGTTGCCGGACGACCTGATCGTGCAGGGTGACGAAACCGCGCTGCGCGCACTGCTGCGCAACCTGATCGAGAACGCGCTGCGACATGTGCCCGCGGGTGGTCAGGTGCAGCTGTCGATGGAGAAGACAGCGCTGGATGTCTGGATCGACGTGATCGACGACGGTCCGGGTATTCCCCCCGAGCGTCGAGAGGAAGTCTTTGCCCGTTTTCATCGCGAGTCCAGCAGCCGCGGCGAGGGCTACGGGCTGGGGCTGTCGATCGTGCAGCGCGCCGCCCAGTTGCACGGGGCGACGATCCAGTTGCTCGATTCGCCGTTTGGTCATGGCTTGCGTGTTCGTGTGGCCATTCCCCGTGAAGCCGCGGCTGCGGGAAATCCCTAA